One Nitrospirota bacterium genomic window, ACGACGAGTTTGTGGCATGTGCATCTCAGGCTGAGCTTGAGGATTCTGTATGGGACTATTATGCAAACATACTCATGCCTTTTGGCACACTCATAAAGCAAAAGATAGCTGAGATTGAAAAGTTAGGACTAAAGATAGATATGATAGCACCTGACCACGGAGTCATTTGGAGACAGAACCCCGGGCATGTTATTCAGATGTACCTTGATATGGCAAATGGAAAGGCAGATGAAAGAATAGTGATAATCTATGACAGCATGTGGCATTTAACAGAGAAGATGACTGTTCCAATTGCAGAGGGCATAAGGAAAGAAGATGTGGATGTAAAGGTCATCAAGCTCAGGGCAACACCAGTCAGTGTAGCAGTGAAGGAGTTCTGGAGGGCAAGGGGATGTCTCTTAGGCTCGCCAACCCTTAATAACAGGGTATTCCCTATGGTGGGTGAGCTTCTTACATATTTAGGAGGACTCAGACCTAAAAACAGAATCGTCAGTGCATTTGGAAGTTTTGGCTGGGCAGGGGGTGCGGTCAGGGAAATCATCGAGGAATTTAAAAAAATGGCTCTCGAGACTGTTGAGCCTGCAATTGGCATAAATTACAAGGCATCTTCGGATGACAACGAAAAACTCTATGAATTCGGAAGGGAGTTTGCAAAAAAGGTGAAAGAGTATCATAAGAGATTTTAAGGAGGATTTTATGAAAAAGCTATTCCTTATTGTTTTAGGTATCCTGTTATTTCATAGTCTTTCATATTCAGAAGACATGCCTTTAAGTAAGGAGACACAGTCATGTCTTAACTGTCACAAGGCACTTACACCCGGAATTGTGCAGGACTGGCTTTCAAGTAGGCATTCAAAAACAACCCCTTCTTCTTCGCTGAATAAGCCTTCTTTAGAACGAAGGGTATCAGCAGAGTCCATAGATGAAAAACTCAAAAACACCGTTGTCGGCTGTTATGAATGTCATAGTAGAAACCCTGAAAAGCATAAGGACAACTTCTTACACTTTGGCTGGAGGATAAATGTAGTTGTCTCTTCTTCTGACTGCTCTACATGTCATCCCTTAGAGTTTAAACAATACATGGGGGGCAAGAAGGCACATGCCATTGGAAACCTTAAGAACAACCCTGTTTACCACACACTCGTAAATACGATAATTGGCTTAAAGGCAGTGAATGACATTCAAATCACATCTCAGGAGCCATCTGATTATACGAGGCAGGAGACATGTTTTGCATGTCATGGAACAGAGCTTAAGGTTAATGGCATGAAGGATATAGACACGAAACTTGGTAAAATAACCGTGCCTGATATTTCTCATTGGCCAAATCAGGGTGTTGGAAGAATCAATCCTGATGGCTCTATGGGTGCATGCACTCCGTGTCATCCAAG contains:
- a CDS encoding FprA family A-type flavoprotein — protein: MKTEELKPGIFWVGAIDWAIRDFHGYVTPRGSTYNNYLVLDKDITLLDAVKYDFVDVSISHIKSLVEPSKIKNLIVNHIEPDHSGGLGEIMKLAREATIYCTDKGKKGLERFFDISSWNIKTVKTGDVLNIGSRNLLFIETPMIHWPDSMMTYIKEDRILISQDGFGQHLASSQRFDDEFVACASQAELEDSVWDYYANILMPFGTLIKQKIAEIEKLGLKIDMIAPDHGVIWRQNPGHVIQMYLDMANGKADERIVIIYDSMWHLTEKMTVPIAEGIRKEDVDVKVIKLRATPVSVAVKEFWRARGCLLGSPTLNNRVFPMVGELLTYLGGLRPKNRIVSAFGSFGWAGGAVREIIEEFKKMALETVEPAIGINYKASSDDNEKLYEFGREFAKKVKEYHKRF